A single Rhodothermales bacterium DNA region contains:
- a CDS encoding peptidylprolyl isomerase, with protein MRVLLLPALISLGVLTAACGPEPEQTRFDQRPVAVANEDSVTAAEFTSSFVTFLIGTGLNDDLQTRRIHLENMIDAELLAQEARRRGLAGDSLGLLRADLERRRAVGARFFEEAFVETLPPPTEEEIRQTFARYKAQVVVRHLYFTDPDEARASWERLEEGEDFLVEAARVYGLADVDSAAGFLGPIRYFQMDDAFAEAAFELEPGAYSTPVRSRFGWHIIRAEDIWQSPLLTESEFQVRQGGLSSQFRLRRRRLEGDRFVRGFMESLEVQAEGPAITALGSMLRDLSPDPGPVAGPVLAPEVGDRIPASELRAMIEPSTPLATYRYRGAERAFTAADYLAWLPFLPFQEARNRTAASVGRALRNEVFYLEGLRRGLNDQEASIIVDDALTKWLASRMRDSLRANPIDPTAEQLRMALERLAPRADYSVLPEDSLRLLVAPAVAEVDLLTRLRQDASIRVDEALFDSLACWHGDC; from the coding sequence ATGAGGGTACTTCTGCTCCCGGCCCTGATCTCCCTGGGGGTGCTGACCGCCGCTTGTGGCCCCGAGCCCGAGCAAACCCGCTTTGATCAGCGTCCGGTTGCGGTCGCCAACGAGGATTCGGTGACCGCCGCGGAGTTCACGAGCAGCTTCGTCACGTTCCTGATCGGCACCGGGCTGAACGACGACCTGCAGACGCGTCGCATCCACCTGGAAAACATGATCGACGCCGAACTGCTTGCCCAGGAGGCGCGGCGCCGTGGTCTGGCCGGAGATTCCCTTGGCCTGCTGCGAGCAGACCTGGAGCGCAGACGGGCGGTGGGCGCGCGCTTTTTCGAGGAGGCGTTTGTCGAAACACTCCCTCCGCCTACCGAGGAGGAAATCCGGCAGACGTTCGCGCGTTACAAGGCTCAGGTCGTCGTTCGACATCTGTACTTCACCGACCCGGACGAAGCCCGGGCCTCCTGGGAACGGCTGGAAGAGGGGGAGGACTTTCTCGTGGAGGCCGCCCGTGTCTACGGACTGGCGGACGTCGACTCGGCCGCCGGATTCCTGGGCCCGATTCGATACTTCCAGATGGATGACGCCTTTGCCGAAGCGGCGTTCGAACTGGAGCCGGGAGCCTACTCGACGCCGGTGCGCTCCCGGTTCGGCTGGCACATCATCCGCGCCGAGGACATCTGGCAGAGTCCGCTCTTGACCGAGTCCGAGTTCCAGGTGCGGCAGGGCGGCCTGTCGAGCCAGTTCCGATTGCGCCGCCGGCGTCTGGAGGGCGACCGCTTTGTGCGCGGCTTCATGGAATCCCTGGAAGTGCAGGCGGAAGGCCCGGCCATTACAGCCCTCGGATCCATGCTGCGCGACCTGTCTCCGGACCCCGGCCCGGTTGCCGGCCCTGTGCTTGCGCCCGAGGTCGGAGATCGCATTCCAGCCTCGGAGCTGCGCGCCATGATTGAGCCTTCGACTCCACTGGCCACCTACCGATACCGCGGGGCAGAACGCGCATTCACGGCCGCCGACTATCTGGCTTGGCTGCCTTTCCTGCCGTTTCAGGAGGCGCGCAACCGGACGGCCGCGTCCGTAGGCCGCGCGCTGCGCAACGAAGTGTTCTACCTGGAGGGCCTGCGCCGCGGGCTCAACGATCAGGAAGCGTCAATCATAGTCGACGACGCGCTGACCAAGTGGCTTGCCTCCCGCATGCGAGACTCCCTGCGCGCAAATCCCATCGACCCGACTGCGGAGCAGCTGCGCATGGCCCTCGAGCGACTTGCTCCGCGTGCCGACTACAGCGTCTTGCCAGAGGATTCGCTCCGTCTGTTGGTCGCCCCGGCGGTGGCCGAGGTGGACTTGCTGACCCGTTTGCGGCAGGACGCGTCGATTCGGGTGGATGAGGCCCTGTTTGATTCCCTGGCGTGCTGGCATGGGGACTGCTGA
- a CDS encoding cellulase family glycosylhydrolase, producing MCGCSISASISRALAIGLLLSLGAVPGASGQLTPQEAASAMLRGINMGNTLEPPLEGGWNNPPAEEYYFDDYLAEGYATVRVPVRWDQHTATSAPYDVDAAWMDRVEQVVDWGLSRGLFVIINAHHDDWIKQNYADASQRARFDAIWTQISERFRLKSDSLFFEIINEPKGLTREEVDDLNDRVLRIIRRTNPTRIVIFSGNEWSNAAELVAAAVPSDPWLMGYFHSYDPWAFAGQATGTWGTESDKAELGARFQMVADWSATHGIPVLISEFGALRIADYNSRMAFYSAYVEQAIRHGMPFQAWDDGGDFRIYERQDRIWPEVSDILLHGHPEAPTNLAATQQDSLIHLSWTHRSTMLSEVRVERRRRDGSFSTIATLDGSADTVTDSTAVGGYAYDYRLWVRHALGGEEYVTYPIRVDIAPTARAPFFGTPHVIPGVIEAEDYDEGGQGLTYFDTTPDNIPGGYREGGVDIEPATGGGWHVAYVESGEWLEYTVDVQQGGPYDITARSASLSGRGRFRVQVGDSVSTLIRAPRTNDWQVFEDVQATINLVPGEQVMRLEMLLAQPFNVDRLTFTPAGATSVEDGPREQPWQLYPNPTSGRVHMGAGAYTVWDLLGREVARSESSAPTTLDLSHLAPGVYFVREAQRSESLALVVTQ from the coding sequence ATGTGCGGATGTTCGATTTCCGCATCCATTTCTAGGGCGCTTGCCATCGGCCTCTTGCTGAGCCTCGGGGCTGTCCCCGGGGCCAGCGGCCAGTTGACGCCGCAGGAAGCGGCGTCGGCCATGTTGCGTGGCATCAACATGGGCAACACGCTGGAGCCGCCGCTGGAAGGCGGGTGGAATAACCCACCGGCGGAGGAGTACTACTTCGACGACTACCTCGCAGAAGGCTATGCCACGGTGAGGGTGCCTGTGCGCTGGGATCAGCATACCGCCACCTCCGCCCCGTATGATGTCGATGCGGCCTGGATGGACCGGGTGGAGCAGGTGGTCGACTGGGGACTGTCTCGTGGCCTGTTCGTGATCATCAATGCCCATCACGACGACTGGATCAAGCAGAATTACGCGGATGCTTCGCAGCGAGCCCGGTTCGACGCCATCTGGACGCAGATCAGCGAACGTTTCCGGTTGAAGTCGGATAGCCTCTTCTTCGAGATCATCAACGAGCCGAAGGGACTGACGCGCGAAGAGGTGGACGACCTCAATGACAGGGTGCTGCGTATCATTCGGCGCACGAACCCCACGCGCATCGTCATTTTCTCCGGAAACGAGTGGTCAAACGCCGCAGAGCTGGTGGCGGCCGCCGTGCCAAGTGATCCCTGGCTGATGGGCTACTTCCACTCGTACGATCCCTGGGCATTCGCGGGTCAGGCGACCGGGACCTGGGGCACCGAGTCCGACAAGGCAGAGCTCGGCGCCCGCTTCCAGATGGTAGCTGACTGGTCGGCCACTCATGGCATTCCGGTCTTGATCTCGGAGTTCGGTGCGCTGCGCATTGCCGACTACAACAGTCGCATGGCTTTTTACTCAGCGTATGTGGAGCAGGCCATCCGTCATGGCATGCCGTTCCAGGCGTGGGACGACGGGGGCGACTTCCGCATCTACGAGCGCCAGGATCGCATCTGGCCTGAGGTGAGCGACATCCTGCTTCATGGACACCCTGAGGCGCCGACCAACCTGGCGGCCACGCAGCAGGACAGCCTGATCCACCTCTCCTGGACCCACCGAAGCACCATGCTGTCCGAGGTGCGTGTCGAGAGGCGCCGGCGGGACGGTTCGTTTTCGACCATCGCCACCCTCGACGGCAGCGCCGACACGGTGACCGACTCGACCGCCGTGGGCGGCTACGCCTACGACTACCGACTGTGGGTTCGCCATGCCCTGGGTGGCGAAGAGTACGTCACGTATCCGATTCGGGTAGACATCGCGCCAACGGCCCGCGCTCCGTTCTTTGGGACTCCGCACGTCATCCCCGGCGTGATTGAGGCCGAAGACTATGATGAGGGTGGTCAGGGGCTCACGTACTTCGACACGACCCCGGACAACATCCCCGGCGGTTACCGGGAAGGCGGCGTGGACATTGAGCCGGCCACCGGTGGCGGGTGGCATGTGGCCTACGTCGAGAGCGGGGAGTGGCTGGAGTACACGGTCGATGTGCAGCAGGGCGGTCCGTACGATATCACTGCCAGGTCTGCTTCCCTGAGTGGTCGAGGCCGGTTTCGGGTTCAGGTCGGCGACAGTGTCAGTACCCTCATCCGAGCTCCTCGCACGAATGACTGGCAGGTATTCGAAGACGTTCAGGCTACCATCAACCTGGTGCCTGGAGAGCAGGTGATGCGGCTGGAAATGCTGCTTGCGCAGCCTTTCAATGTGGATCGGCTGACCTTTACCCCGGCCGGTGCTACCAGTGTGGAAGACGGGCCGCGCGAACAACCATGGCAGCTCTATCCCAACCCGACCAGTGGGCGGGTGCACATGGGTGCGGGCGCATACACCGTCTGGGATCTGTTGGGCCGAGAGGTGGCTCGCAGCGAGTCTTCGGCTCCCACAACCCTTGACCTTTCCCACCTGGCGCCCGGCGTGTATTTCGTTCGGGAGGCGCAGAGGTCGGAGAGTTTGGCCCTGGTTGTCACCCAATGA
- a CDS encoding PorV/PorQ family protein — protein sequence MTNARFNFRPALLIAALLLMAAHDATAQSRVGTTAAPFLTLGTGARGQALGHAYTALARGPDALFWNPGAASRRLSSGQLGGAYFTHHDWIAGISYDGAGVVVPAFGSSVLGLSMAVVNYGDMEVRTVASPEGTGATFSAADLSLGLTYSAPLTDAFHFGSTVKYVHQRIRDMRASTIAFDFGFLLVTEYFRGLQVAASISNFGGKMQMDGINSERNIDIDENNTGSSESIPARLRMDRWDLPLSFRFGVAMPVVQTGPVSVMAVADAHQTNDNNLNSDVGAELRYQTRTVTFDARAGYRDGFLDNVDSHLSLGTGIEVQVAQVRFGFDFAYVPHDLLDDVRMFDFRIHF from the coding sequence ATGACGAACGCTCGATTCAACTTCCGGCCGGCGCTTCTCATTGCTGCGCTCCTGCTGATGGCCGCTCACGACGCGACGGCACAGAGTCGTGTCGGTACGACGGCGGCTCCTTTCCTGACGCTCGGAACCGGGGCTCGCGGACAGGCCCTTGGTCACGCGTACACCGCGCTGGCCCGCGGACCGGACGCCCTGTTCTGGAACCCCGGCGCGGCCTCCCGTCGCCTTTCCTCAGGTCAGCTGGGCGGTGCCTACTTCACCCACCATGACTGGATCGCAGGCATCAGCTATGACGGTGCCGGTGTGGTCGTTCCGGCGTTCGGATCATCCGTTCTGGGGCTCTCGATGGCCGTCGTGAACTACGGCGACATGGAGGTGCGCACGGTCGCAAGCCCCGAGGGCACGGGCGCCACGTTCTCCGCGGCCGACCTCAGCCTGGGACTGACGTATTCCGCACCGCTTACCGACGCCTTCCACTTCGGGAGCACGGTGAAGTATGTGCACCAGCGCATCCGTGACATGCGCGCCAGCACCATCGCTTTCGACTTCGGCTTCCTGCTCGTGACGGAGTACTTCCGCGGCTTGCAGGTGGCGGCTTCCATCAGCAACTTCGGCGGCAAGATGCAGATGGACGGCATCAATTCGGAGCGCAACATCGACATCGACGAGAACAATACGGGCTCCTCCGAGAGCATCCCGGCCCGCCTCCGCATGGATCGGTGGGATCTGCCGCTCTCGTTCCGATTTGGAGTCGCCATGCCCGTCGTGCAAACCGGGCCTGTCTCCGTGATGGCAGTCGCAGACGCACACCAGACCAACGACAACAACCTGAACTCGGACGTGGGCGCCGAACTGCGCTATCAGACTCGCACCGTCACGTTTGACGCCCGCGCGGGCTATCGCGACGGCTTCCTGGACAACGTGGACAGCCACCTGTCGCTGGGAACGGGCATTGAGGTGCAGGTGGCCCAGGTAAGGTTCGGCTTTGACTTCGCCTATGTCCCGCACGACCTGCTTGACGATGTGCGGATGTTCGATTTCCGCATCCATTTCTAG
- a CDS encoding TonB-dependent receptor, with product MGRISRWLPLAALLLWMGYAPSASADTNSPVIYGKIAGTVIDATTGDPLPGVNVVIDGTTQGSVTDLDGQYQILRVRPGTYAVRASFIGFASQLVENVEVIVDKTTRVDFNLAEEVFEGQEVVITAERGVVQVDRTTTTAVVNSEQLEALPVTSLNDAVNLQAGVVDGRFRGGRSGEVAYLVNGVPINNAFNNQAAFEVEQNMVESLEVISGVFNAEYGQAQSGVVNIVTKDVPDRWSGSFLSYIGTIASGREVEFLERTVNSGSFLSADDFQSVMVPYSEAADAINQSDVQVSVGGPIIKDKFGLQMTGRYRLDRGHLIGRDLFAPSDSSQFLNSGLPSNFWVIESTGSGDFVSMSGVERLSLNSTLNYKLGRTTFEYNLFLQDGNFPGFSHGSKYVPTGLNTGYFSSQTHILSARYAVGSKSFGTVSYSLLRDKYDSYLYESPFDNRHQSSQLSSLAGQNAFAVGGNDLFQVDELTQTHTLLADFSSQLNNVHLAKAGILARFHSLDNTSFGIEKSSRTRFQPQPSPDRFAGDSLKASPLEFSAYIQDKMEFTGLIVNAGLRFDYFDPDYAIPVKWQQADAEEVAVTTIDPNTGLEVPTGQTTSNREDADVKMQLSPRLGIAFPISSTGVMRFSAGLFFQTPSLSLLYTNPEFEVNPASSSNQFGNANLDPERTLSFEVGLQQGLTDNMGLELTIFSKDVRNLTGQEIARLPNGDFAVRWINRDYGTIRGLTFSLFQQPGANLSWTLDYTLQFAEGTSSDPGEAFGRQQSGLDPILSLVRLNWDRRHVLNSTVTVTPVEGLQVTMINRLRSGEPYTTVRDFVRSTLTNNDDRPLQFFSDLRAYYSLPFTSRDVQAFLQVENLFDVPVQYAVYASTGNAEESLEKELVRQTGGAVGGLNSLDEFFYRQDWYSPPRRISLGLNVKF from the coding sequence ATGGGACGAATCTCCAGGTGGCTACCCCTGGCAGCGCTGCTGCTCTGGATGGGGTACGCACCCTCAGCTTCCGCCGACACGAATTCGCCCGTCATCTACGGCAAGATTGCGGGAACGGTCATAGACGCCACGACGGGCGATCCGCTGCCCGGGGTGAACGTCGTCATTGACGGGACCACGCAGGGCAGCGTTACCGACCTCGACGGTCAGTATCAGATTCTTCGCGTGCGTCCGGGTACCTACGCAGTGCGGGCCAGCTTCATCGGCTTCGCCAGCCAGCTTGTCGAAAACGTGGAGGTGATCGTCGACAAGACCACCCGCGTCGACTTCAACCTGGCCGAGGAGGTGTTTGAAGGCCAGGAAGTGGTGATTACCGCTGAGCGCGGCGTGGTTCAGGTGGACCGGACCACGACCACTGCGGTGGTCAACTCGGAGCAACTCGAAGCGCTGCCCGTGACGTCCCTGAATGACGCCGTCAACCTCCAGGCCGGCGTGGTAGACGGCCGCTTTCGCGGGGGCCGATCCGGTGAGGTGGCCTATCTGGTGAACGGCGTGCCCATCAACAACGCCTTCAACAACCAGGCGGCGTTCGAGGTCGAACAGAACATGGTCGAGTCGCTGGAGGTGATCTCCGGCGTCTTCAATGCCGAGTACGGACAGGCGCAGTCGGGTGTCGTCAACATCGTCACCAAGGACGTTCCCGACCGCTGGAGCGGCTCCTTCCTGAGCTACATCGGCACGATAGCCTCAGGTCGCGAGGTGGAGTTCCTCGAGCGCACCGTCAATTCTGGCAGCTTCCTTTCTGCCGACGATTTCCAGTCTGTGATGGTGCCCTATTCGGAGGCGGCCGACGCCATCAACCAGAGCGACGTGCAGGTCTCTGTGGGCGGCCCCATCATCAAGGACAAGTTCGGTCTGCAGATGACCGGCAGGTACCGTCTGGATCGCGGCCACCTCATCGGCCGTGACCTCTTCGCGCCGAGCGACTCGTCCCAGTTCCTGAATTCCGGTTTGCCCAGCAACTTCTGGGTGATCGAATCCACCGGCAGCGGTGATTTCGTCTCCATGAGCGGCGTGGAGCGCCTCTCGCTGAACTCGACCCTCAACTACAAGCTGGGCCGGACCACGTTCGAGTACAATCTCTTCCTGCAGGACGGCAACTTCCCTGGTTTCAGCCACGGCTCGAAGTACGTGCCGACCGGGCTGAACACTGGCTACTTTTCCTCCCAGACCCACATTCTGTCGGCGCGCTATGCCGTGGGATCGAAGTCGTTCGGCACGGTCAGCTACAGCCTGTTGAGGGACAAGTATGACAGCTATCTCTACGAGAGTCCGTTCGACAATCGCCACCAGTCGAGTCAGCTGAGCTCGCTGGCCGGTCAGAACGCGTTTGCCGTGGGCGGCAACGACCTCTTTCAGGTTGACGAACTCACCCAGACGCATACGCTCCTGGCTGACTTCTCCAGCCAGCTGAACAATGTGCACCTGGCCAAGGCGGGCATCCTTGCCCGATTCCACAGCCTGGACAACACCTCGTTCGGCATCGAGAAGTCTTCCCGAACGCGCTTCCAGCCGCAGCCCTCTCCGGATCGATTTGCCGGGGACTCGCTGAAGGCCAGCCCCCTGGAGTTCTCTGCGTACATCCAGGACAAAATGGAATTCACGGGCCTCATTGTGAATGCAGGTCTGCGCTTCGATTACTTCGATCCGGACTACGCCATCCCTGTGAAATGGCAGCAGGCGGACGCGGAGGAGGTCGCTGTGACGACCATCGACCCGAACACGGGCCTCGAAGTGCCCACCGGGCAGACGACGTCCAACCGTGAAGACGCCGACGTCAAGATGCAGCTATCGCCGCGTCTCGGCATCGCCTTCCCGATTTCGTCGACGGGGGTCATGCGCTTTTCGGCGGGTCTCTTCTTCCAGACGCCGAGTCTGAGCCTGCTGTACACGAACCCGGAGTTTGAAGTCAACCCGGCCTCCAGTTCAAACCAGTTCGGCAACGCCAACCTCGATCCGGAGCGTACACTTTCGTTCGAGGTGGGTCTGCAACAGGGCCTGACTGACAACATGGGTCTGGAGCTCACGATCTTCTCGAAGGACGTACGCAATCTGACGGGGCAGGAAATTGCACGACTGCCCAATGGAGACTTCGCCGTTCGCTGGATCAACCGTGACTACGGCACCATCCGCGGACTGACATTCTCCCTCTTCCAGCAGCCGGGGGCGAATCTCTCCTGGACGCTGGACTACACCCTGCAGTTTGCCGAGGGGACCTCCTCCGATCCCGGGGAGGCGTTCGGCCGCCAGCAGTCGGGCCTCGATCCGATCCTTTCGCTGGTGCGGCTCAACTGGGACCGGCGCCACGTGCTGAACAGCACGGTGACGGTTACCCCGGTAGAGGGGCTTCAGGTCACGATGATCAACCGGTTGCGCAGCGGTGAACCGTACACCACGGTACGGGACTTTGTGCGGTCGACCCTCACGAACAATGACGACCGGCCGCTGCAGTTCTTCTCGGACCTGCGGGCGTACTACTCGCTGCCGTTCACGTCGCGCGACGTTCAGGCCTTCCTTCAGGTCGAAAACCTGTTCGACGTGCCGGTCCAGTACGCGGTTTACGCGTCGACCGGGAATGCCGAAGAGTCGCTTGAAAAAGAGCTCGTACGCCAGACGGGAGGTGCCGTCGGCGGACTCAATTCCCTGGACGAGTTCTTCTATCGCCAGGACTGGTACTCACCGCCGCGGCGTATTTCCCTCGGCCTGAACGTCAAGTTTTGA
- a CDS encoding T9SS type A sorting domain-containing protein has protein sequence MRNATAWTLAGLLLAAAVPAQLSAQSTDLGAEFVFFVDGTNVLLPGYDGQTVDDPTDSSNKVAQFTYADWAAPGFQLNSTDAPQGGDMTAMVGETADSGKSLYLRMWVDPAFAGKALCPGADNSAFGTAPDDCLSLTFFDWSDGGAVENNREGRVKWYIPNWARNGEWHELAIPLPASNVAVHDSALVGKKVDGSALDTPLDSLAAYWDYAGGWSGETAGWGGTSGTPHGPNDDRWQDFEWDKVRGLTVHFDYNHGGAAVLLDNVYIGDSSTDISAAAGSPAAMGAVSMTASGSENLISWTHNPDFGGYKVYADLAPITQARIDAGELSAIATVPFNAAAFEVTHSIAVPHPSMAPLDVHYAVTSTSLFGAENTDVSASAGSVANADLPQQQVIYAMTDTDADLAFDNLAAGTVSDDGFPDGNAFVINQAHFKTAGGVPDDDTDLSASLKVAFDRIQGGTLWIYAEVTDEFFSFPTQSDPVEAGNGGWQYDSIEMGWGSYDVRDIQGGSILGGSPHTEYANGSEPDYQLRLVAMSDDGTNITGATTFFAADQPGSADFGVPVASGAAADVLVDGSGNTIGWKFLGAIPFESLAVTGLDHVAFALPADDEFKLVPFNIALNDADTAGPTRETQIQWSLKPNADGNWWQNPSQWTTVAVAGRATAVNTEDDVETPFTFSLDQNYPNPFNPATTISFSLAQTGKVQLSVYNVLGQQVATLVNGEIMSAGQHEVQFDASQLSSGMYLFRLDAGAEFSRTRSMMLIK, from the coding sequence ATGCGAAACGCTACCGCGTGGACCCTTGCAGGTCTTCTCCTCGCAGCGGCCGTTCCTGCACAACTCTCCGCCCAGTCCACGGACCTCGGCGCAGAGTTCGTCTTCTTTGTGGACGGCACCAACGTGCTGCTGCCTGGCTATGACGGCCAGACGGTGGACGACCCGACTGACAGCTCCAACAAGGTTGCTCAGTTCACCTACGCCGACTGGGCAGCCCCCGGCTTCCAGCTCAACAGCACCGATGCTCCCCAGGGCGGTGACATGACCGCCATGGTCGGCGAAACAGCCGACTCCGGAAAGTCGCTCTACCTGCGCATGTGGGTTGATCCCGCGTTTGCCGGCAAGGCACTCTGCCCGGGCGCTGACAACTCCGCCTTCGGCACGGCCCCTGACGACTGCCTCTCTCTGACCTTCTTCGACTGGTCCGATGGCGGTGCCGTCGAAAACAACCGCGAGGGCCGCGTAAAGTGGTACATCCCGAACTGGGCGCGGAACGGCGAATGGCATGAGCTCGCCATCCCGCTGCCGGCCAGCAACGTGGCTGTGCACGACTCTGCCCTGGTTGGCAAGAAAGTCGACGGCTCCGCGCTCGACACGCCGCTGGATTCTCTGGCCGCCTACTGGGACTACGCCGGTGGCTGGTCCGGTGAGACGGCAGGTTGGGGCGGTACTTCCGGTACGCCGCACGGCCCGAACGATGACCGCTGGCAGGACTTCGAGTGGGACAAGGTGCGTGGACTGACGGTGCACTTTGACTACAACCACGGTGGCGCTGCCGTGCTGCTCGACAACGTGTACATCGGCGACTCCTCCACGGACATCTCAGCTGCTGCTGGTTCGCCGGCCGCCATGGGCGCTGTCTCGATGACCGCCAGTGGATCCGAGAACCTCATTTCCTGGACGCACAATCCTGACTTCGGCGGTTACAAGGTCTACGCCGACCTCGCCCCGATCACTCAGGCTCGCATCGACGCCGGAGAACTGTCCGCCATCGCGACCGTGCCGTTCAACGCGGCCGCCTTCGAAGTGACACACAGCATCGCCGTGCCTCACCCGAGCATGGCGCCGCTGGACGTGCACTACGCCGTCACCAGCACCAGCCTCTTCGGTGCAGAGAACACGGACGTGTCGGCCAGCGCAGGAAGTGTTGCCAACGCCGATCTTCCGCAGCAGCAGGTCATCTACGCGATGACCGATACCGACGCTGATCTGGCGTTCGACAACCTGGCTGCAGGAACGGTCTCCGACGACGGCTTCCCTGATGGAAACGCCTTCGTGATCAACCAGGCGCACTTCAAGACTGCCGGTGGCGTGCCCGACGACGACACCGACCTCTCGGCTTCGCTGAAAGTGGCCTTTGACCGCATCCAGGGCGGCACACTTTGGATCTACGCCGAAGTCACCGACGAATTCTTCTCCTTCCCGACTCAGAGCGATCCTGTCGAAGCCGGCAACGGTGGATGGCAGTATGACTCCATCGAAATGGGCTGGGGCTCGTACGATGTGCGTGACATCCAGGGTGGCAGCATCCTTGGCGGATCGCCGCACACCGAGTACGCCAACGGCTCCGAGCCGGACTACCAGCTTCGTCTCGTCGCCATGAGTGATGACGGCACGAACATCACCGGTGCCACGACCTTCTTCGCCGCCGACCAGCCGGGTTCCGCCGACTTCGGCGTGCCGGTGGCGTCTGGTGCGGCAGCTGACGTGCTCGTAGACGGCAGCGGCAATACCATCGGATGGAAATTCCTCGGTGCGATCCCGTTTGAGTCGCTGGCCGTCACCGGCCTCGATCACGTGGCCTTCGCACTGCCGGCCGACGACGAGTTCAAACTCGTCCCGTTCAACATCGCGCTGAACGACGCCGATACCGCAGGGCCGACCCGCGAGACCCAGATCCAGTGGTCGCTGAAGCCCAACGCCGACGGCAACTGGTGGCAGAATCCGTCCCAGTGGACCACCGTCGCCGTCGCAGGACGCGCAACGGCAGTGAACACGGAAGACGATGTGGAAACGCCGTTTACGTTCTCGCTGGATCAGAACTACCCGAACCCGTTCAACCCGGCGACCACCATCTCCTTCAGCCTGGCTCAGACCGGCAAGGTGCAGCTCTCCGTGTACAACGTGCTCGGACAGCAGGTGGCCACCCTGGTCAACGGTGAGATCATGTCTGCCGGTCAGCACGAGGTGCAGTTTGACGCCTCACAGCTTTCCTCCGGCATGTACCTGTTCCGTCTGGACGCCGGTGCGGAATTCTCCCGCACCCGCTCCATGATGCTGATCAAGTAA